In the genome of Pagrus major chromosome 17, Pma_NU_1.0, the window GTGTCACAGCCGggcttctgtctgtagaaaccttcactgtactggaaggAGGTGGTGGACAGACAGAGGTCCAGGAGGGAAGgtggttctgctggacagagtgcTTCCTGTAGTGTTTCGTCACCACCCCAACAGCTTCTTGGGTGGGAATGTAAAGAgtgatgtgacatcatcagaaaCTATTGTCTGTCTGGGCCCAGCGTCCCCTCGCTCACCTCGCTGGAGACATCCTGAGTTTCTCATGTGCTGTTGAGTTTTACTGACCAGAGGAGCTGTGATACTGAGGACAGGATACTGAGGACAGGATAGTGAGGACAGGATACCGAGGACAGGATAGTGAGGACAGGATAGTGAGGACAGGATACTGAGGACAGGATAGTGAGGACAGGATACTGAGGACAGGATAGTGAGGACAGGATAGTGAGGACAGGATACCGAGGACAGGATAGTGAGGACAGGATACCGAGGACAGGATAGTGAGGACAGGATACTGAGGACAGGATACCAAGGACAGGATAGTGAGGACAGGATAGTGAGGACAGCATACTGAGGACAGGATAGTGAGGACAGGTCAGTGAGGacaggacagtgaggacaggatAGTGAGGACAGGTCAGTGAGGACAGCATACTGAGGACAGGATAGTGAGGACAGGATACTGAGGacaggacagtgaggacaggacagtgaggacaggatAGTGAGGACAGGTCAGTGAGGACAGCATACTGAGGACAGGATAGTGAGGACAGGATACTGAGGacaggacagtgaggacaggacagtgaggacaggatACTGAGGACAGGATACTGAGGACAGCATACTGAGGacaggacagtgaggacaggatAGTGAGGACAGGATAGTGAGGACAGGTCAGTGAGGACAGGATAGTGAGGACAGGTCAGTGAGGACAGGATAGTGAGGACAGCATACTGAGGacaggacagtgaggacaggacagtgaggacaggatACTGAGGacaggacagtgaggacaggacagtgaggacaggacagtgaggacaggatACTGAGGacaggacagtgaggacaggacagtgaggacaggtcAGTGAGGacaggacagtgaggacaggacAGTGAGGACACTGGCTAAGTGCTGGATATGTTGCAGGTAACTGAGCTGATGCTGATGATGTCTGAGTGCTGcttccttgtgtatcttgaGTCCACAGATACCTGGGATGTCTTCGTCGGGGGACAGTCTGTAACGTGCTGGTCTGTCAGTGGTTTTGTCCTTTTCCAGTTCTTGCAGATATTCTATAACCTCTTCGGAGCTGCTGGTTGGATCTGGACTCAGAGTCTCAGGTGTTAGTTTCCGCTGTGTTGAACAGCACAGTGCTTCTCCCTCTGTGGGTCGGCAGGGTGGGGATGTTCTGGTCTCTTCTGAGTGATGCCGGGCCTCCTCTCCTCAGTAGTGAGGCTGGATCCCTTCAGCCGTagctgttctgcctctgtgtctgtcagcctgttgGTTCTGATGGCTGATACTGTTGCTGTGATGAGATCTACTCGGTACCCAGTAATGTGTAGAGAATGGGAGTATTTCAGGTTTGCTGAAACTCTGATCTAAAGGCGTGAGAATATAAAAGTGGGTGGAGGTTAAAGATTCAAAATAAACTTCTCGCAGGAAGCTGGACAGCACCGAAGGCTCGAACGTGGAGCAGCCGAGGGAAACAGTCAGCTGCTGGGAAGGAGGCAGAACCTCTGGATCACCATCGAGTCATCGCTGAACATGAGCCGACAACACGAGGAACAAACTGAGCTCCGATGATGAGCTGagatcaaaaaacaaacactgaagagTCAAAGTCCAGACGAGAACCAACAGCCAGCAGCTGACCACAGGAAGTAACCCAACAGGaaaccttacaaaataaaacaggaagcaaTACAACTACTACGGGGGACATTGCAGCGTGGTACCAGAGCTTCCAGCCTCAGATGAAGACGGTTCAGTGAGGACAGTCTGGATGAAGGAGCGGCTCTGAAGCCATCTGGAATCAGAAACAAAGGGTCAATAAGCTGTGTGACTGAACGTGTGCTGTATGAAGTCAGTGATGTGGGAGTCTTTATCTCAGTAACATCTCTGATGGTTCTGACCCGAGCAGGGAGCTGCACCACAGAACTGACTTCCACCAACACCAACTCATCAGCTCACTCCTGCAGGAAACCTGAGGACGAGGTTTTAAAGTCGGGggagtgacaggaaatgaaacgtgtttgaAGCTGAATTAGCGGAGCTGCTTTGTTAGCGCTGATTCTTCGGCAGGTAGACCAGctgtgatggaaaagcaaaaccCGGCTGCACCGAGTCAAACTGGGTTGAGCCGGTCCGACAGAATTATATGAATGAGACTGTAAGTTTAAACAAAAGGAGCGTGATCACGGCTGAATGGAGGTTCTGTCTCAAAGCATGAATGaacagatttatttaaaaagatgctTCAAATTCTGGAAGTCGGGACCGAACTGCTCGTCACCGCCTCATGATGAGCCCACGTCTCACTTGTTGAACTTCTCAGTGTTGGACCCAGTCCGCCCAGGTTGAGGccggttctgctcgaggtttctgcctgttagaGGATCAGAATGTCTGTAAGCAACAGACGACTGCTGTGAGTCTGTGACAGCCGGACGTCTTTAATCACTCCCActctttttatttgtatttcatcACACTGATTTGTTGTGTcttgttttaaagctgctgtcagcgttgtgtctgtctcagctaacttcctgtctcagctaacttcctgtctcagctaacttcctgtctccGTCCTGTCTGCGTCTTCATACCTCACGACTCcttcctttctgtctttgtctctttcttttcttgggGTGTTTTCCGTCTCTTGGCCTGTTCGGGGATCGGCCGTCACTGGGATCAACAGGAGGATCCTCTCtgacaggaccgcctctttatggagtcctctgtcctgattggacaaagtgggcagggatatcagaacatttcttttcctttttactgGCAGCAGCATCGATCACTTCCAGCAGCTGAGCCTCAGACAGCTCCAGTGGAACGACACTCAGAATCCTACCTGTGAACTCGGAGCGCATTTACCTGCCGACCCGACGATGGAGGGGAGCGGTACCAGCACCTGTCGactgaatgaaatgtttgaTATGTTCTGTAAAACTAAACGTCTCATGGCGTCTGACTGTGTCGCTGACAGCAGACTCTTTTCGTTTCAGTCGGTCAAGTTTGTTCTTCACTTTTGGCGCCTTGCACCTGAACACTGAGGTCGGGAGTTGGAGGTTTGAACCAGGAACTTCCAGCCTCAACGACACCGTGTCGGATCTAATCAGTacatcctccccagctccaccctcgtgtccaaatatggtcacatCTGACTCCATAAACCAGGATGGTGACGGCCGTGATGCCAAACTAAAGGCTTCAAAATGGTCGTCAACAAAATGCGTCTGTGACGTCACTCCGGTCCTCCGGGGGACGAGGATCTGGACTGTTCTGGTCCTCCACAGCTGACTGGACTGAAACCAGTTTGATCCCAGTAAGAAAACACAGTCTGAACTCAGCTCAAACTTTGTGTCGTTCCACAGGAAGTGTCGGTCATCAGTtcatccttctctctccctcctgaaTGACTTCATTCAGTCTCCATTAATCAGTTGGTCACAGCGAACACAACAATCAGCCTGATTCAGTTTCATCAGCAGTGACGTCACACGCTGCTCCGTCCAATCAGGACGCTGCTTTCAACCACAAAAACTCTCCAGACTCTTCAGCAGCTGGTCATAAAGTTAGAGAgccttcatcatcttcatcatcactcaGTGCAGCTGCCTCATCGTCACATCGGACTCTCTAATGGGGTAAGAGCTCAGACGTTCAGTCTCCTCATCAGACTTTATGAATGAAACGTAGATTTGCGTGTAGAACCTGTGTTTGGCGTGTTGGTCGAGGACGGTGTGACGCGTCCTGAGCTTCTTGAAGACGATCAGATCCGTTTGTGAGTGTTGGAAAATGTTTAACTTGTTTCTGTGAATCAGATCCGGACGAGTTTTAATCTGCAGCCTGGTTCTGAAACATGTTTACAAACAAATATACAATATTAAAAACCAGTCGTGACGCTTCCCGCTGCTGTCGATCAGTCCACAGCTGGATGGATCATGGAGGGCACAGATGTTGTATTTAATGTTTCTACCACTGCGCTCGACCCGTCTGATCCGAGTGTTCAACTGGTGGCCCGCGGGCCAAATGTGGCCCTTTAACAACCTGATCGGGGCCCCGTGTCCACAGAGTGGTTTCATCTGAGCGCCAGCGTCTTTTTTCAGTCGTTCCCAGTGAGGAGCGagcgtctgcagcagcagaaagacTTTTTCTGCCTCGCTGATAATATTCAGTCTTTGTCTCTATGGATCGTGACGTCACTCACGTCCTCCTCTGATGTCTCTcagctgtcaacatgttgttgtCATAGAGACGAGACACgtgctgtgttttgtctctcgAACGCTTCATGTCAGAGCTTCACTGACAGGAAACACGTTCTGTCACTGAACACAAACGTTCTTTCATTTTAAGAGAATCAATCAAACAACTCGACTCACTGATTGGAccttaaatattaaatatacggatttaaaggttttattgaTTTGACTTTTCCGATGTTCGTCATCAGCTTGTGACTGGTTGATTTAAATAAAGAGCGGCTGGTTACGTCCTCGCAGCAGATGAACCTGACAGTGAATGAGAGGTTTGTGttctgagctgctgtgtgtttgcgGGTCGGGTCTGAAGATGGCGTCGCAGAGAGAAGCTGATTTTCATGCTGGTTGGAGCTGAACAGTCGTCATCTTTGTGGAGGTTCAGCAGCTGACTGCCTCATGCTGCGAGCAACCAGCAGTTCGAGGAAAAAGAAGGACGACGAGTCACGATGAGTCTGacctgctctgtttgtttgtcctcaGATTTGGTGAAGGAGACATGTCAGATCATCAGGTGGGTTCAACCGACAGCACCACATCCATAATCCTCTGACACTGtggacaaaagtatgtggacagctcTTGTTTCTGCCATGTGACCCTGAGGGCTCCGTCTGAAGCTCCTCACAGGAACACGGACAGGAAGTTATTGATGATGACACAAATATAGAATAACAATATAaacctcttcctgtttgtcagACCAGTGCCGTGCTGCGAGCTTCCCGTCTGCCTCTGGTCCGCTCGGCGTTACAGTCCGTGACATCAGCGTACTCGGACGCCAAAGGTCGTTACCCTCTGCTGGGCATGATGGGAGGAGCGGCCGAGGTCGGCGTTCGCAGCATCTCCCACATCGCCATGACGAGGGCCACGCCCCTCCTCCAGACTCTGGAGCCACAGAGTACGTACGCTAAGTACTGCTAATACTACTGCCAAGTACTGCCAAATACTGCTAATACAACTGCCAAATACTGCCAAATACTGCTAATACTACCTCAAATACTGCTAATAGTAGTATTAGTATTTTAGTAGTAATATTTGAGTAGTCACTTTTCATCTTGCTAATAGTCGCAGCTAGCTAGCTTGACAGTTGTTTTGATTGAAGAAATACATTCAGAAATAATCTTCAAATATTTCTTCTGTTCTTGTTGATTAATGTTGTTATTAATTCTGCTGAGCCTTTaaatcacctgtctgtctgtctgtctgtctttctgtctgtctgtctgtctgtctgtctgtctgtctgtctgtctgtctgtctgtctctctctgtctgtctgtctctctgtctctctctgtctgtctgtctgtctgtctctctgtctgtctgtctgtctgtctgtctttctgtgtctgtctgtctgtctgtctttctgtctctctctgtctgtctctctgtctgtctgtctctctgtctctctctgtctgtctgtctgtctctctctgtctgtctgtctgtctgtctgtctctctgtctgtctctctgtctccagttgAAGTTGCCAATCATTTTGCCCTGGTTGGTCTCGACCGTCTGGAGAAGAACTTCCCGATTCTGAACCAATCACCAGACGAGGTTCATCTTCATCTGTGATGTTTTGatatttcttcatgttttcactgGTGAACTAAATGAACCCATGAATAATTGTGTTACAGCAGTTTGTTGAACTGTCTCACTTCACTGCCTCCCGTTGGACTGAGCAGGTGTGTCCTCGTCCTCAGGTGGTGGGTCACCTGAAGGACGCCTTCTTCTTGACCCTGGACGACGTGCAGGTGTGGGCGATGGACGGTCTGGACGGAGCCCTCGATCAGCTCGAGCGTCTCGCCGATAACGCTCGGGCGGCCGTCCTGATGCTGCAGGACACTCAGGTGGGCCGAGCCGCCACGTCGGGGTTCGATGACGTGCTGAGTCGTCTGGAGGACGCCACCGCCTTCTACCTGCCCCTCCCACCAACGCTGCGTAAGTACAGGGGCATTCTGGGTAACTGTGGTCAAGACTTGTGGAATGTTCTCAAACCTCTGttggaaacaggaagtaaaatgCATCATGTGACACAAACCTGCAGCTCGTCATCACACACCAACAGAGCTGGAAGACGTCCGTATATGTGAGAATGAAATGTTCTAACggactgtggttgttgtggcaGGGCGGGAGTGGGAGATGAGGGTCCAGGAGTAcgaggatgaagatgatgatgacgagCCCAGTCTGTGGACGAGGGTCCGCAGCCTCCTGCTGAGTCTCAGCCTGCAGCTCTTTCATCGTCTGATGAGGATCagggagcagctgcagagagccGTCAGGACGCTGGGAGACGCTGCCGACGTGGTGAGGCTGAAAAAACCTCTGCACCATCCACTCCGTTCACAACATCCTCCATGTCCACGTTCTACAGGCGTGCAGACAGAAACGGTTCGGGAAGTTGCTGAAGCgtcacagtaaaatgtaaaatcacaCGAGACGACGAGGCGATCAAAGtccaacaaactgaaacaaagagTGAAATAAGTCAAATGAttcagaaaaacaatgaaacaaataaaagtcatcAGTGTTTGAAGGTGATTAACAGGATCTAACAGCTGCTCAGCTCCTCTGAACAAACACAGACGCTCACTTCTCCCTCAGTCTCGTGGTTCTGTTCCTGGAaaccatttcaaaataaaatcacatcagCAAAGTTCAGTTAACAAACAAGCCACCTCACCAGTAAAGTGTTTCAGTAGAGCATCAGACTGTCTCGTCTTGTCCCCACATGTCCACCGGGTccatttcaaaacacacaattCATCATTAAATGGagccgtttgattgacagctgattAGAGCAGATACGAGCGAATATGCCCGCCCTAAAGCCTACAACAACCAATGGGTGATCCTGTAGACCAATGACCC includes:
- the plin6 gene encoding perilipin 6, with protein sequence MSDHQTSAVLRASRLPLVRSALQSVTSAYSDAKGRYPLLGMMGGAAEVGVRSISHIAMTRATPLLQTLEPQIEVANHFALVGLDRLEKNFPILNQSPDEVVGHLKDAFFLTLDDVQVWAMDGLDGALDQLERLADNARAAVLMLQDTQVGRAATSGFDDVLSRLEDATAFYLPLPPTLRREWEMRVQEYEDEDDDDEPSLWTRVRSLLLSLSLQLFHRLMRIREQLQRAVRTLGDAADVVGLGKVLQVVGELLQYLQGLLVALVYRAEGLRELTLNGVKGQAALLAEMRPVRQIRELPAQIQQLLQDLQELSKILLQLLINATPLYNMLQQPSHQDVEDFLNQEDFMSDSSSRRSSANSLFLKAMDGRPRRRRSLYSRASASRGSGAPQSPDPPNGRRSSLKDTPALEVEGLPLPSDGFSAHRRPSAADMLFAPLKQFVSQSQKAFEYLSPNSSDNAANDTATADS